In Hydrogenimonas thermophila, the genomic stretch TTTGTTGTCATCAAGAACTATTGCATTCTCCAAACTACCGCCAAGTGCTAAATTTTTACTGCGAAGGTATTGTACTTCTTTTAAAAAACCAAATGTTCTAGCACGTGATATTTCATTTATAAAATTGGTTTTTGAAAATATAAAACGTCTATGTTGTTCAGCTATAACAGGGTGATTAAAACGAATTGTAAAATCAAAGAGTGCATTCTCTGAAGGGTGTAAAGAGACATATTTGTCTCCATCTGAAACTTTAATAGTTTTTTTAATGCGTAAAATTCTCTTTCCTGCTGACTGCTCTTCAATACCTGCTTCATCAAGCATCATACAAAAACTGGCAGCACTACCGTCCATAATAGGCATTTCATTGTCATTTAGTACAACACGCAAATTATCTATGCCATATGCATATAGGGCTGAAAGAAAATGTTCTATGGTAGAGACAGTAACTCCATCTTTTCCAATTACTGTAGCCATTTGTGTATCTACAATATTATCAGGATGGAGTGGAATTGTAACACCTTGATCTTCACGATAAAATAGAATACCACTATTTACATCTAGTGGTTCTAATCGTAATTTTATAGGCTTTCCTTTATGCAACCCAATACCAACACTATCTACACTTTTAGCAATAGTTCGTTGTTTTATCATTCTTTATAACCCTTATATCTGCATTAAAAAATAAAGCTTTAATAAACTAATATACCATAAATTAAATTATTATTCTCTTCTATCTATCATTTTCCTTGCAACTTTCATTACCTGACTTATATTGTCATGAATCCAATGTCCATCCATCCACTCTATAGGTCTGACCTCAACTCCTTGCACTATAACACCAAAATGAA encodes the following:
- the lpxC gene encoding UDP-3-O-acyl-N-acetylglucosamine deacetylase, which produces MKQRTIAKSVDSVGIGLHKGKPIKLRLEPLDVNSGILFYREDQGVTIPLHPDNIVDTQMATVIGKDGVTVSTIEHFLSALYAYGIDNLRVVLNDNEMPIMDGSAASFCMMLDEAGIEEQSAGKRILRIKKTIKVSDGDKYVSLHPSENALFDFTIRFNHPVIAEQHRRFIFSKTNFINEISRARTFGFLKEVQYLRSKNLALGGSLENAIVLDDNKVLNPEGLRFDDEFVRHKILDAIGDLKVLGMPILGEYKAFAGSHDLNHKLTVALLKEVDAYEVITLKVNESLSFAKSFA